From the genome of Diabrotica virgifera virgifera chromosome 8, PGI_DIABVI_V3a:
attttttgatatatattatatgtttatatatatatatatatatatatatatatatatatatatatatatatatatatatatatatatatatatatataaatttgggttcaaaacgtcctccgacgctgtccgatgccttgttgtcaatatcttctatcattgcaaTTTTCATCTTCTAATCGTCGTACACTCATTGATTATCTTACTCCTTGTATATCCACGTCGCTCTTGGCCTTCTTCTTTTCCTGTTTTCTgtaggtatccatttcataattttctttagcAGTCTCTCCTCCgccattctctgaacatgtccgtaccacgttaattgtttcttctcaatgcatcTATGACCGTTTCCTGTAAATTCATTTTTTGCTTTACTTActcatttctaacccggtccaatctcgatgttctacttgctcttcttagggcgtccatctcGGTAGCTTCTATTTtacttttttggtgttcctttactctccatgtttcggatccctataccaatgtgctcttaatcatggtgttgtatattctAATTTTTCTTTGTTTCTCTATCTTGGTACTCCacaaaactccgttcaatgatttaattataTCTCTAATTATCGTTCTTTCTTTATTGACTGtgctcttaatttctgcatcgTCCGCATCTTCTTTGCTGAAATTaattcccaaatacttatatttacCACAActagttattttctgattatattgtccaatatcatatcagttgaatcttcacctaggcataaatattgtgttttttctacattcatctgcatattataccgggtgtccacttatattttcccccattttaactacgtataacttctaaacggctcaggATAGAAACATGAGGTTtccgctgaaatgttttattttagtaaaagttttgtatgaatcgattgagttttttatatcgctttcaattacgaaaataaaaatggcggatttttgaaaaaaactttgttgactttttttaatagaacacccagtatatttttatgtaaattgaaagaacgatcATTCACCTagccagcgatataaagttttctAAAATCGGTtctcaaatcactgagtaattaatttttaaaatgagaggtgcaacttggatatcacatacctaaataacatagctaagcaaattgatattatgtgatgtgtttccacattgcatctctcattttaaaaattaattgctcagttatttgacaaccgattttaaaaaatattatatcgttggataggtaaatgaccattttttcaagttaaaaaaaaatatactgggtgttttaataaaaaaagtcaacaaaattttttttttcaaaaatccgccattttttatttaaaagcgatatcaaaaatggccatttacctaaaaacttgaaaaaacgatcatttacctatctaacgatataaaaattttcagaatcggttgtcaaattactgagcaattaatttttaaaatgagagatgcaatgtggaaatcacataacataatatcaatttgcttagttagagagttgcacctctcattttaaaaattaattactcagtgatttgacaatcgattttgaaaaactttatatcgctggataggtgaatgacctttcttttaatttacaaaaaaatatactgggtgttccattaaaaaaagtcaactacgtttttttaaaaaatccgccatttttcttttcgtatttgaaagcgatataaaaaattaaatccattcagacaaaacttttactaaaataaaatatttcagcgaaaaccgcatatttctatcttgagccgtttagaagttataggcagttaaaatgggggaaaatataagtggacacccagTATTATATATTCATGAAAGTTAATAATAGCCGGAAAATTTAGTGTTGTCTAAATAGTaagtaaatttattttattttcagagCACGAAATTGGGCAATGTTGTGCCAGAGAGAAGATTTGTTAAAGAAAACAAACTTAAATTTGAACAGATTATGCAGTGTGCATTTTGAAAATACTATGTTTTCAAATAAAACTCGGAACAGGTTATGTAAAAACGCAGTACCACGTTTATTTCCTTCAATAGAAGACAGTCCAAACCAACATTCAAATGTTGATCAAGGTGAGTTTATATGTTTGAAAGCTGAAATTTCCGTGTAAACCTAAGAATGTTCTGCTAATTATATTGTTGACGTATAAATTTGTTGTATTGTAGTATTGCAATAAATTATAGCTTGTTTACTATGTAAACAACTTTACTATTTGTTATTAAAAACATATCAAACTTATTttgaaactatttcttgtgtaatgttatattttattagtttttggtgtaataaaccacaactTATAAAATTCAATATTATCAACATCAAAATCGGAATTGATTGTATGACCACATTATTCCTTCATTCAACTCATTTTTAATTCCCTCGAAattaaaggtaatttttgatcTGGAAATACCAAGCTGCCCCTTGCAATCTATCTGCtctgtacaaaaatatttaagcGGAATTTTGACGTGGAAATACCACAGTATATTGAGGGAAATTCCATCTATATACTGTGGAAATACCATATATTGTCGAAATAAAAGACGGTATGAAACTTTCTAAGAAATTATAATCCATTTGCTGCTATTCTCTTTGCTATTTCTATTGTTGGAATACAACTTTGTTGGATTTGCATTtgttgaatatttttgatttcaaAATAACAAAAGGCTaactggaaccgttgattttataacaattatgtatagaaccttttttgttttaaatttttatgtagaacatttttctatagaacattccttacgctaaagcatagttttagaaatattgacgaaaaacgtaaaaaaactactaatttaccgacttctcccccatctccccccaaaaccggactctcaaaatggtgtaactttttactgaacaatatgtggaccatatagaacaatttggtgttgaaggaaaagttttactttggatgtctgggtttgcgaatggatttagtgtccgcagtcatataaacccaaacaaacaacaagtTTTAAAGCTAATTATGTTTCCAAATTATTAATttcctaatgttgttctgaagctattttcttgtggcatttttacaattttaactatttataatgggaaataagccacaatattattaaaaaatgatttttattaacgtttcgacgcccaaatcgggtgccgttgtcaaaatacaaaatactactgtagtattttgtattttgacaacggcacccgatttgggcgtcgaaacgttaataaaaatcattttttaataatattgtggcttatttcccattataaatagttaaaattgtaaaaatgtcacaagaaaatagcttcagaacaacattaggaaATTGATAATTTGGAAACATAATTAGCTTTAAAacttgttgtttgtttgggtgtatatgactgcggacactaaatccattcgcaaattttaatttttttttacttattagtCATGTTTCCTATACAATTTTATCCGTAAAGTAATACTAACATTAATTTCTAATAAATAatcctttttatatttttttgataatttagttaGTTAAGTAATTCATAATTTAGTTTTAcagtgtatttttttgataattacttcttttataatattatataataaatttttctgCAGCTCTTTACTTAATTCAAGAGCTATTTTACTATATATTTTTCAAGTTTCTGATTTTTTTAGGGggagaataggaatcacccggtactctctccaaCTATCTGAAATATCTTCCGATATCcatatttgaataaaaaaatttaatagtgttttttttctattttgataTAAATTTGCCAACATAATATAAGGTATATTCCTATTCCTGGcgaagtatttttcttattcttaagacTTATTTCTAATTCATACAAACTAAACGACACTGAAAGTGGATAATATTGTGTAGTGGATAACACTagacataattttcttaaaaacgcatcaacccattctcctttggtcactggatttacttgtggtttaaaaatggATTTGACTAGACTATTTCCAGCAGACATCCTGACAATAcagatgctttgttgatctgactcctAAGTCCTTTACTGGGCCACAATCtaacttcaaaaaataattttattaacgttttgacttCCAATTCCGacatcgttgtcaaaatacaaaatattaatttatttttgtattttgacaacggcgtctgaattggaagtcgaaacgttaataaaattattttttcaagttaaattgtggctaaAAATCACCATAAATTATAAAAGGCTTCTcgagactattaaaaaactttttccgttcatttactgtgattttaagatttggttttactGTAAAACCATGTAAAACTTTTACATAATATATAGAATAAATGGACTTTTTAGTAgtttgaattttaattgatatacTCTTGCACATTACGCGATTGATTTGATGAAAAGTAGgactattgcaaaatttaattaattttttgcagacTACAACTGAAACTAAacgaataatgcagaaaacacaaaaaatcgctgatataaaaccaaattaacctatgaaatgccaatagtgacaaaatttcataaatgtcaatattgtgaaaatttcataacagtggagtaaacttgcctgcctTTGGACGAATTACAAACAAGCGTTACGACGCGGTAAATTtaaattactcctcctggtttaaaaacagagtatAGTAATGCCGTGAGAGCTTCGAGATTAACCTCCTTTTTATTTGACGTTTATAGGACGTGTACAATATATTAAAAACCATTGAGATTTAAAACTTGCGCAATACCGTTGATATTTTAAATACCGTTGAAATATAAACATTGAATTGTAATAttgtttttcatttattaaaccCTTTAGTTTTGTAATATTAACATTTAGTAAGAACATCTGGACAGTTAAATATGGGAAGgcgcattttttattttaataaataatagtagTAGGCCCAGAAATATTTAGTACGGCTCTGTAAGGTTAACCAAAGGAGCGTGCGGCCTCCGCCAGCAtgcaccactggtgaattaccaatttcGTACTTTGCCGGTTTACTTCCAAAGATCAAAGCACCGACCGacgagtggttttactgtggaacctctttatactgtgcttaGGTTAAGAACATGcggagctttttatgaagaatatagtttgtcgtaaaatcaataataaatatattaaatgaaCAATTAATGATGTGGGGATAAAGtgtattaaattattaatagatATGCAATTCATGAATATGGAAGCCAGGCAACTGAATTTGTAGATAATAATCGTAAAATAATTGGATACGGTTAATAGGATCCAACGGCATATGTGTTGTTATATCCACAGCTGTTGTATATAATTGGATGATTTAGTATATCATCAAGTTTGTGTTGATAAGAATTtcaatattaatttataattataaatttattaaattttagttAATGACACTTATACAAATTATATTATGataattatacaaatttatagGTATATTATCTAAATCCGTACTTATACACTTAtatagtggtaggggagcaaagtatgctaaatgtgcagtcactcgagcgttatgtggacctattgagttgtgaagagtaggtcctaaaaccaaaaaaatttaagtaaagttttaCGGT
Proteins encoded in this window:
- the LOC126890636 gene encoding 52 kDa repressor of the inhibitor of the protein kinase-like — encoded protein: MSKIRTGISRCSAKMCTNNSKNCNYSFFRFPKEADRARNWAMLCQREDLLKKTNLNLNRLCSVHFENTMFSNKTRNRLCKNAVPRLFPSIEDSPNQHSNVDQGEFICLKAEISV